The sequence TCTTCAAAATTTTAGTTACAGCTTTGCAGATAATTTATCCTGCTTTACTTATTTCCTGAAATTTGGGGATCAGATCAGTTCTTCTTCCTGCAGAATTTCTTCACCAAGATTTTCTCCATTCCACTTCACTTGGCGGATCATCTGTATATTCTTTTCAAGTGCAGCGTCAGGAATTCTCGCAAACCCAAGGGGCTCAGACAAATCCTGTCCATCCGTAATACACCAAACCAAGAATCTGATTAGTTCTTCAGCTTCGTTACGAGTTTCAATTGCATTATTTTTATCAAGATTTTCATAAACAAGCATCCAGGCAAAACCGGCTATCGGGTATCCGTTTTCAGCAGGTGTATTTGTAAAAAGGATTCGGGTATCATCTGGAAGATCGATATCTGCCGCAGCTGTCGTTGCCTCATAACTCGGTTCAATAACATTGCCTGAACTGTTGATCACTGATGCGTATGACATATTATTCAGTATCGCGTAAGTCAGGCTATTATACCCTAAAGACCCGGGCGTATTTTGCACCGCTCCGGCTACTCCCTCGTTCCCGTTACCGCCTATCCCTACTGGCCAGTTTACACTTGTAGCAAAGCCTACTTGTTCTCTCCATTCGTCTGAAACACGCGTAAGATAGCTTGTCCAAACATTAGTTGTGCCCGATCCATCCGAACGGTGGATAACAGTAATGCTTCTGTCGGGCAGATCTGCATCAGGATTCAATTCAACAATGGCCGGATCATCCCACCTTGTTATGTTTCCAAGAAAGATATCTGCCAGCACCTGACCATTAAATATAAGTTTCTCCTCTACACTTGGAAGGTTATAAGTTGGAACAACATCAGCGAGTGTAATCGGTATGTTAAAGGCACGACCACCGGTACTGCTTTCGATATTCGACATCACATCCTCTGAGAGAAAGGCTTCACTCATTCCAAACATTACTGTCTGTTCCATAAACTGGCGGATTCCACCACCTGAACCAATCGACTGGTAATTCACGGTTACTCGTCTGTTTGTTAGATCCCTGTATTCATCTGCAAATGTAGTTACAAGCGGAGCGGGAAAGGTAGCTCCGGCTCCCAGTATATTAATACGGTTCTGCTGAGGATTTTCTCCTCCGCAAGAAAGCATTAGAAATGAAGCGGC comes from Chitinophagales bacterium and encodes:
- the pstS gene encoding phosphate ABC transporter substrate-binding protein PstS, translating into MNTLRVFLPLIAASFLMLSCGGENPQQNRINILGAGATFPAPLVTTFADEYRDLTNRRVTVNYQSIGSGGGIRQFMEQTVMFGMSEAFLSEDVMSNIESSTGGRAFNIPITLADVVPTYNLPSVEEKLIFNGQVLADIFLGNITRWDDPAIVELNPDADLPDRSITVIHRSDGSGTTNVWTSYLTRVSDEWREQVGFATSVNWPVGIGGNGNEGVAGAVQNTPGSLGYNSLTYAILNNMSYASVINSSGNVIEPSYEATTAAADIDLPDDTRILFTNTPAENGYPIAGFAWMLVYENLDKNNAIETRNEAEELIRFLVWCITDGQDLSEPLGFARIPDAALEKNIQMIRQVKWNGENLGEEILQEEELI